Genomic segment of Octadecabacter arcticus 238:
CATATTCATAAACTAAGCGGCAATATGGTTGGTCTAGCGACCACCGACGGCGTTTATATTGACGGAAATTTGACGGTGAAGGGCGACCTCACTGGACCGCGCGCAGCGCAAATGATCCTGCGGGATCCCACAGTTGATGCGGCGATCCTTGAAACCGCGCGCGGCGGGTTGTTGCGCAGCGGTCTGGGCTATGAGCGATGCGATGTTGGGGCAGTTCTAAACATCCAAGCCGATCACCTTGGCCTGAAAGGCGTTGAAACTATCGAAGATTTGGCGCGGGTCAAACGGATCGTCATCGAAGTGGCGACAGATACCGCCGTCCTGAATGCAGATGATGAACTGTGCCTGAAAATGGCGGAACACACCAAGGCAGACCACATCTGCTACGTGACGATGAACGCCCATCACCCGTTGGTGCGCGAACATGTTCGCATTGGCGGGCGTGCGGTCGTGCTTGAACAGGGCATGAACGGCCACATGATCACCATCTATGAACATTCATCGAATATTCAGCTGATGTGGACCCACCTGATCCCAGCAACAATTGACGGCAAGGCGATGCACAATGTGCAAAACGCGATGTTTGCGGCGGCGATTTGTTATTCGATGGGTAAGTCACTTGAAGATATCCGGCAGGGATTACGCACCTTTGCGACGTCATACTTTCAGGCTCCGGGGCGTCTGAATATCTTTGAAGAACACCCTTTTAAGGTCATTTTGGATTACGGTCATAATCCAGCGGCCATCGAAGCCATGACCAAGCTGTGCACACAGTTAGAACCAAAAGGGCGCAAGATCATCAGCTTTTCGATGCCCGGTGATCGACGCAACGAAGACTATGCTGCTGCTGCCGCAATCGTTGCCGGTAAATTCGACCACTATATTTGTCGTGTTGACGATGGGCTACGTGGACGAGGACCGTCAGAAGTGCCTGATTTGCTGCGCGAAGCGTTGATCGAAAATGGTGTCCCAGATGACCTGATTCAGGTCATCCCCGACGAAGTCGAGGCCGTTGATGCGGCGCTGAAAATGGGGCAAACCGACGACCTTGTGCTGCTGTTCGGCGACAACATTGCGCGGACTTGGAAGCAGGTGATCTATTTTAACCGCCCGCAAGGAGAAACTGAGGCCGACGATAAGACAGGGTCAATGGCGCCAGTTGCGGAACCGTCAACAACGATCAACGACGCCGCGTCAGACCCACTTGCTGGGGCGACCCCAGTGGACGACGCCCCTGACTTTCCAGAAAGCGTGTTGGTCGGCGGGATGCGTATGATCCGTGACGCGCGCGGCGTTCGGCTGGAAAACTTCGAGGATGAAGACAGTGACTGAGACTGACCTTATTAACCTTCGTCGCCTCACTGGTGCCAATTTCCTGATGACAGACGTTGGGGCCGCAGCTGAAGCAACCATACCCGATGAAAACAAGGCATTGGTGCTGTCGATCTGGCGAAATTCAGCCCGTGAATTGCTTGACGGCGTTGGTTGGACACAGAGCAAAATTGCTATGCGTGCGTTTGATGGTGGCGCGACACTGCAGGTGAGCGCGCCGACGGATGCCTTGCATGCGGCGACCGCGCTGGTCGATGCCTCTTGGTGCGTGACGCATGAAAAGCTGGGGGGAAGACCGGTTGATGTCGCGGCGATTACCAATGGTTTGCGTCAAAAAATCGCGGATGAAGTGTCGCCAAAAGAAGTGGCGTTGGCGGACCACGCATCGGCGCATGGCCTGACGTATCTTGGTCATGACGACAAAATTTCGCTCGGATTGGGCAAAGGGTCCAAGGTCTATGATATTGCCGATTTACCGGATCCGGATGCAGTGGATTGGGACAGTTTGCACGACGTCCCCGTTGGAATGGTGACAGGTACGAACGGCAAATCCACCACTGTTCGCCTGACGGCGGCGATCGGTGCGGCGGCGGGTAAATGCGTTGGGATGTCTACCAGTGATTGGGTCCGTGTTGGCGGCGAAATATTGGACGAGGGCGATTATTCAGGCCCCGCAGGTGCGCGCCTTGCGCTGCGAGACCCGCGTGTTGACCTGGCAATCATTGAAACCGCGCGTGGCGGTTTGATGCGACGCGGCTTGCCCGTTCCGACGGCAGACGCCTGTTTGCTGACCAACGTAGCGGCCGATCATTTGGGAACCTATGGCATCATGGATGTCACAGCTTTGGCGGACGCAAAGTTTCAATTGTCCGATGCAATCCGCCCCGGTGGGCTATTGATTTTGAACGCCGATGACCCTGAGCTGGTCAAGAGAGCAGCGCAGTTTTCGGGCGACATCACCTGGTTCGGGCTTGAATTTGATCGCGCTATTTTGGACATCTGGATCATGGGCGGCGGTCGTGTGGCATTCGTTGAAGATGGGCAGATGGTTCTCGCGCGCAACGGCATTGTCGAACCTGTTTTGGCTGTGGCGGATTTTGTGCCGGCCTTGGGCGGTGCTGCAAAATTCAATGTTTACAATGCATTGGGTGCAATTTGTCTTGCCGATGCATTGGAATTGCCGATTAATGCAATGGCGAAGGGTCTGGCAGGCTTTACCGACACACCGGACGAAAATCCGGGGCGCGGTAATTATGTGAAGGTTGGCGGCCTTAACCTTTTGATTGATTTCGCCCACAATCCGCACGGGGTTCACGCCTTGTCATCTGCCATTAAATCAATTCCCGCAAAGCGGCGTTTGGTGATTGCCGGACAAGCGGGGGATCGCAGCGACAAAGACACCTGCGACATGATCCAAGCGATATGGACCTTTGAACCGGATATGGTGGTCGTGGCGGAACTTCCAGATTTGCTGCGGGGTCGTCAGCTCGGTGAAATGACCACAGTGATGGTAGACGAGCTCAAGCGACTGGGGTCTGGCCACGACAACATCATCACCACCGACACCGAATATTCGGCAGTCGTCAGGGCGATGGAATGGGCACGCCCAGGCGATTTTCTTGCGCTGTTGGTGCATGATGACCGCATTGAAACGATGCAGCTGCTCGACAAATTATCCAAAGCGGGCTGGCAAGCCGGCGATCCTTTACCGGCCTAGCGCGGATCTAGGGTTCAGGTTCAAACACCTGCACGACAGGGTTCATGGAGTTGGAAACAGCGGCGCGTTTCATGCCGTCGCTGTTATAGGGCATCGCGATATGTCCGGCAGCATCAATCGCAATCAGCCCACCATCGCCGCCAAATCGCGCAACGTCGTCCAGCACAGCGTGACACGCTTGCATCAACTTGACCTTGCCGTAGCGCATACGCGCGGACACGTCGTAAGCAGCGTTTGCGCGCATGAACGCTTCGCCCAGACCCGTGCACGACACCGCGACCGTGTCATCAGCCCATGTACCTGATCCGATAATCGGCGTATCGCCGACACGACCAACGCGCTTACCAAAGGTGCCCCCCGTAGACGTGCCAGCCGCCAATTCACCATGAATATCAAGTGCAACAGCCCCAACGGTGCCGTGATTGGCCTCCTCGTTGGACCCATGCGACACATGTTCTGAATAGTAGGTATCAGCGTCGTCAACTTCCGCCAGCCCAGCAGCCCGAGCCGCCATCTGCGCACCAGCGCCCGCCAACATAACGTGGCGCCCGTCATCCAGCACGACCTTGGCCGCGCGAATGGGGCTTATGATGCCCTCAATTGCGGCGACGGCACCTGCGCGCCGTTCCGGTCCATGCATGATCGACGCATCCAATTCAAATCCGCCCAGCGAATTCGGTGCTGATCCTTTGCCTGCGACATACAACCCTGACGCCTCCATCTCCTCAATAGCCCAAGCAACAACGTCCAAGGCCGACTGCCCGTCCACAAGCATCCCCTGCCCTGCGGTGATCAGCTGTCGCATATGTTCTTTTTGAACTGTGTAATCCACGCCCAATCTCGCGCCAGCGCCACCGTGAAGTACCAATGCGTATGTCATGTTCGATCCATTCTTATTTAGGCAGGGTGACAACAGCGGCTCGCCATAAGTTCGATTTGGCTGGTCCCTGTGCAAGCACATACAAAACGCAGCCGGATCTTTGAAGTCATCAACTGTGCCTTGTAACGCCTAAAACTTGCCGCAATGGTCATTCGGCAGGAACAACGTGGCGTCCCATTCCACTACATTTGATGTCTGCCTTTTCAGGAAACGTCCCCCCAGAGAAAAGGCGTGAAAATTTGTCCTCACTCGACATCACCGTTATTTCTTGATCAAGTCGGCGTAAGGTTCGCACCACCTGTTTGATGCGATCAACGCCAGCGCAACCGGAGGCATATGACCGACAAACCCATCATCGTGATCGGCGCAGGGATCTGTGGCGTATCCACCGCAATTTGGCTGCAACGATCCGGTCATTCGGTACTTCTTATGGACAAGGGGCTGCCGGGTATGGGGGCGTCTTACGGAAACGCAGGCCTGTTGGCGCAATGGGCAATTGCACCAGTGACGTCGCCATCGTTGTGGCGGGAGGCTCCGAAGTACTTGCTGGATCCAAACAGCCCCCTTTTCATGAAATGGTCCTATTTTCCAAGACTTCTGCCATGGCTTGGCAAGTTTTTGTCGCATGCAACCGATGCCGCGACCCGACGCATCGTCGCAAGCCAGATACCCCTCATTTGCGATGCGGTGGATCAGCACAAATCACTCGTGCGCGGTACTGATCTGGAAGGCTGGGTGTCTGACAGCAAGTTTAGCTATGCGTATAAATCCAAAGCGCATTTTGATGCTGATGCCTACACGTGGGGCCTGAAAAAATCCGCTGGTTTTGAACCCACGCTTGTGACAGGCGGTGCCGTGCAGGAATGTGAACCAATCTTGGGGCCCGCTGTTCAGTGTTTGGCAGTTCTAGAAGGCCAAGGCCATATCGTGAACCCGGGTCAATACATCACCGAGTTGACCAAATATTTCACTAAGAAGGGTGGCAAATTCATTCAGGCAGAGGTCCGCGATCTGCACAAAATAGATGGACGCATTTCCCATATTGAGACTGACAAAGGGTCATTCGAGTGTAGCCGGGCCGTGATAACGGCTGGCATCTGGTCAAAGGACTTGATGAAAAAGATTGGCTTAAAAGTACCGCTGGAAGCTGAGCGCGGCTATCATGTTATATTTGAGAACCCGTCAGAAATACCACGCAATCCGATGATGATTGCCGCTGGCAAATTTGCGGTAAATCCAATGGATATCGGCTTGCGATGCGCCGGCACTGTTGAACTTGGGGACCATCACGCAGGCCCAAGTGCCGCACCAATCAAGCTGCTCATGCGGCATGCGAAAGAGGTTTTTCCCAACCTCACCTATTCGGGAACTCAAGAATGGATGGGATTTCGCCCATCCACACCGGACAGCCTCCCGTTGATCGGCGAGCTAGGGAATTCAGGAATTTACACTGGATTTGGCCATCAACACATCGGTTTAACGGCTGGGCCTAAAACCGGTCGCCTCATCGCACAGATGATCGACGGCAATACGCCAAACATCGATATGTCACCGTACGCACCGGAAAGGTACGTTGTGTAATCCACATTCAGACTGCGAATGGGTTCGGGCTCGTTTCGTCGTGTGCGCCACAATGGGTGGGCCATACAGATGTCTGCATTGGCGCGCCTGCTATGTAAATTTCCGGAATAACTTTGTTTGATCAAACATGACTTCCAATGTCTCCATCCGTTCTTTGGTCTCGCCCCAGTTCAGATTTTGAACGGACGAAATCATCGTTTCAATCAAAAGCATGGTGGTCGCCGCGGAATCCCATGCCGATGGAACAACGATCCGGCAACTCAAACTGATGTCAGCCAGATGATGCACAGGTGAACGCCACTGATCAGTGAACAAGATGATCTGGGCACCAAGGGCGTGGGCCATTTCAGCCAGTTTTAGGGTGTTGTTTTCGTAGCGGCGCACATCGAAGATGACAAAGACGTCGCCCTTTTTGGCATTCAACAGATAGTGCGGCCACGTGTTTGATGTGGACTGAACATGCGTCAGATTGGGTCGAATGACCTGCATGTGCAGGTAGAAATATTCCGCCAAAGTATGGGTGATCCGCCCGCCGATAATGAATAGATGGCGTGATTGATCCGCGACCAGCCCACAGGCTGCATCGAACTCGACAGGGTTAATCTGGCTTAGGGTTAAGCGGATATTGTCCATAACCGCATCCGTAAACCTGTTTAAAAGATGTTCGGATGGGGCGGCCTCCGCCCACATGTCATGCTTGGCAATCGGGTTTTTCACCTTGGCGCG
This window contains:
- a CDS encoding Mur ligase family protein; protein product: MTETDLINLRRLTGANFLMTDVGAAAEATIPDENKALVLSIWRNSARELLDGVGWTQSKIAMRAFDGGATLQVSAPTDALHAATALVDASWCVTHEKLGGRPVDVAAITNGLRQKIADEVSPKEVALADHASAHGLTYLGHDDKISLGLGKGSKVYDIADLPDPDAVDWDSLHDVPVGMVTGTNGKSTTVRLTAAIGAAAGKCVGMSTSDWVRVGGEILDEGDYSGPAGARLALRDPRVDLAIIETARGGLMRRGLPVPTADACLLTNVAADHLGTYGIMDVTALADAKFQLSDAIRPGGLLILNADDPELVKRAAQFSGDITWFGLEFDRAILDIWIMGGGRVAFVEDGQMVLARNGIVEPVLAVADFVPALGGAAKFNVYNALGAICLADALELPINAMAKGLAGFTDTPDENPGRGNYVKVGGLNLLIDFAHNPHGVHALSSAIKSIPAKRRLVIAGQAGDRSDKDTCDMIQAIWTFEPDMVVVAELPDLLRGRQLGEMTTVMVDELKRLGSGHDNIITTDTEYSAVVRAMEWARPGDFLALLVHDDRIETMQLLDKLSKAGWQAGDPLPA
- a CDS encoding isoaspartyl peptidase/L-asparaginase family protein, encoding MTYALVLHGGAGARLGVDYTVQKEHMRQLITAGQGMLVDGQSALDVVAWAIEEMEASGLYVAGKGSAPNSLGGFELDASIMHGPERRAGAVAAIEGIISPIRAAKVVLDDGRHVMLAGAGAQMAARAAGLAEVDDADTYYSEHVSHGSNEEANHGTVGAVALDIHGELAAGTSTGGTFGKRVGRVGDTPIIGSGTWADDTVAVSCTGLGEAFMRANAAYDVSARMRYGKVKLMQACHAVLDDVARFGGDGGLIAIDAAGHIAMPYNSDGMKRAAVSNSMNPVVQVFEPEP
- a CDS encoding NAD(P)/FAD-dependent oxidoreductase, translating into MTDKPIIVIGAGICGVSTAIWLQRSGHSVLLMDKGLPGMGASYGNAGLLAQWAIAPVTSPSLWREAPKYLLDPNSPLFMKWSYFPRLLPWLGKFLSHATDAATRRIVASQIPLICDAVDQHKSLVRGTDLEGWVSDSKFSYAYKSKAHFDADAYTWGLKKSAGFEPTLVTGGAVQECEPILGPAVQCLAVLEGQGHIVNPGQYITELTKYFTKKGGKFIQAEVRDLHKIDGRISHIETDKGSFECSRAVITAGIWSKDLMKKIGLKVPLEAERGYHVIFENPSEIPRNPMMIAAGKFAVNPMDIGLRCAGTVELGDHHAGPSAAPIKLLMRHAKEVFPNLTYSGTQEWMGFRPSTPDSLPLIGELGNSGIYTGFGHQHIGLTAGPKTGRLIAQMIDGNTPNIDMSPYAPERYVV
- a CDS encoding MurR/RpiR family transcriptional regulator — protein: MAEATQTISDRIQQKLDDLTRAERQLALSILENYPASGLGPLTALAKDANVSVPTVARMVQKLGYKGYPDFQAELREELRAKVKNPIAKHDMWAEAAPSEHLLNRFTDAVMDNIRLTLSQINPVEFDAACGLVADQSRHLFIIGGRITHTLAEYFYLHMQVIRPNLTHVQSTSNTWPHYLLNAKKGDVFVIFDVRRYENNTLKLAEMAHALGAQIILFTDQWRSPVHHLADISLSCRIVVPSAWDSAATTMLLIETMISSVQNLNWGETKERMETLEVMFDQTKLFRKFT